A DNA window from Octopus bimaculoides isolate UCB-OBI-ISO-001 chromosome 12, ASM119413v2, whole genome shotgun sequence contains the following coding sequences:
- the LOC106884474 gene encoding methionine synthase isoform X2: protein MILDGAMGTMIQKHSLVEEDFRGTLFPDPIKPLQGNNDVLTLTQPDLIYNIHKSYLDAGADITETNTFNGTKIAQADYGLEHLVYKMNSESAKLARAAADNVFRETGIQRYVAGAIGPTNKTLSLSPSVEQPELRTITFDQLVAAYKEQAQGLLDGGVDVFLVETIFDTANAKAAFFALDELFEETNRQCPIFVSGTIVDLSGRTLSGQTTEAFMISVSHTNPMCLGLNCSLGAQLMRPFIEIISKNSEAFVICYPNAGLPNAFGEYDETEEMMAANLKSFAEDGLVNIIGGCCGSTPAHIRAIAEAMKGLAPRQRSIPLSPSYTQLSGLEPMVIGPYTNFVNIGERCNVAGSKRFSNLIKKQDYENALSVAKDQVANGAQILDVNMDEGLLNSEEEMATFVNFIASDPDIAKVPLCVDSSSFSVIEAGLKCCQGKCIVNSISLKEGEQDFIEKAKCIKRYGACVIVMCFDEEGQATSVERKVEICERSYKILTEVVKLLPQNIIFDLNILTIATGIEEHNDYVKNFINATSIVKQNLAGVKISGGISNLSFAFRGKNQIREAMHSVFLYHAIKAGMDLGIVNAGNLPLYSDIEENLLHLCEGIIWNTISDGTEQMLMYAEKLDKTPKKNVTEEEWRNLPLEERLIYSLVKGIDKYIIQDVQEAHQSVDAYPIPLKIIEGPLMKGMNTVGDLFGSGKMFLPQVIKSARVMKKAVAYLIPFMEDDKDKKLNKRTYSGTMVIATVKGDVHDIGKNIVAVVLGCNNFKIVDLGVMTPCEKILNTAIDINADVIGLSGLITPSLNEMVHVAQEMERIGLKIPLLIGGATTSKQHTAVKISPAYSGPTVYVPDASKSVFVCSALMNKDSVEEYLEEISEDYDEIRQDYLDSLKNRVYLSLKAAQEKKFQIDWSLHPPAPPPTFFGTKKIVDCSLEELIPFIDWKPFFDVWQLKGKYPNRGYPKIFNDASVGTMAKKLFDDAQELLKKFIEEKSLKASGVFGFYRANSNGDDIEIYDENRRVIAVFYGLRQQAKKVQNQDAHYCLSDFIVPVESGLTDHIGLFAVTAGIGADNLCNQFAENHDDYNKLMVQVLADRLAEAFAEKLHEDVRCQYWGYNTENLESQDLHRIKYQGVRPAPGYPSQPDHTEKLTMWKLLEADSIGIELTESLAMYPAASVSGLYFSHPKSFYFSAGKIAKDQVISYAERKSVSIEQVEKWLQPVLSYASS, encoded by the exons ATGATACTTGATGGTGCCATGGGAACAATGATCCAAAAACATTCATTGGTTGAAGAGGATTTCCGTGGAACTCTGTTTCCTGATCCCATAAAACCTCTTCAGGGCAATAACGATGTCCTCACTCTAACTCAACCAGATCTTATCTATAACATACACAAG TCTTACCTGGATGCTGGGGCAGATATTACTGAAACCAACACATTCAATGGAACCAAAATTGCCCAGGCTGACTACGGCCTGGAACATCTT gtTTATAAAATGAATTCTGAATCGGCAAAACTAGCAAGGGCTGCGGCAGATAACGTGTTTCGAGAAACAG GAATACAGCGTTATGTCGCTGGAGCAATTGGTCCTACcaataaaactctctctctctctccatcagtGGAACAACCAGAACTGAGAACCATCA CTTTTGATCAACTTGTGGCAGCTTATAAAGAACAAGCTCAGGGTTTATTGGATGGAGGGGTCGATGTGTTTCTGGTGGAAACCATATTTGATACAGCAAATGCCAAg gcAGCATTTTTTGCCCTTGATGAATTGTTTgaagaaacaaacagacaatGTCCAATTTTT GTAAGTGGTACCATTGTTGACTTGAGTGGTCGGACATTATCAGGACAAACAACAGAAGCCTTCATGATTAGCGTATCTCACACCAATCCAATGTG TTTAGGGCTGAACTGTTCCTTAGGGGCCCAGCTTATGAGACCCTTCATTGAAATCATTTCCAAAAACTCTGAGGCTTTTGTCATCTGTTACCCTAATGCAG GTTTACCAAATGCATTTGGTGAATATGATGAGACTGAAGAAATGATGGCAGCTAACTTAAAG TCTTTTGCTGAGGATGGACTTGTAAATATTATCGGAGGATGTTGTGGCTCGACTCCTGCGCACATAAG GGCCATTGCTGAGGCTATGAAAGGCTTAGCACCAAGGCAGCGTTCCATTCCCTTGAGCCCTTCATATACACAGCTATCAG GTTTGGAACCGATGGTCATTGGACCCTACACCAATTTTGTTAACATTGGGGAAAGATGTAATGTGGCTGGGTCGAAGAGATTTTCGAATCTTATAAAGAAACAAGATTATGAG aATGCGCTTTCAGTTGCCAAAGACCAAGTGGCCAACGGTGCACAAATCCTTGATGTCAACATGGATGAAGGATTGCTCAACAGTGAGGAAGAAATGGCGACTTTTGTGAATTTCATTGCATCGGATCCTGATATTGCAAAG GTGCCCCTCTGTGTTGATTCGTCCAGTTTCTCTGTGATCGAGGCTGGCCTCAAGTGTTGCCAGGGCAAGTGTATCGTCAACAGTATCAGCCTGAAGGAGGGGGAGCAAGATTTCATAGAGAAAGCGAAGTGCATCAAACGGTATGGCGCCTGTGTCATTGTGATGTGCTTTGATGAGGAAGGTCAG GCGACcagtgttgagagaaaagttgagatCTGTGAGCGATCATATAAAATTCTTACAGAAGTGGTTAAACTCTTGCCCCAGAATATCATCTTTGATTTGAATATTCTGACCATTGCTACAGGAATAGAAGAACACAATGATTATGTTAAAAATTTCATCAATGCCACAAGTATTGTCAAG CAAAATCTTGCTGGTGTCAAAATCAGTGGTGGGATTTCCAATCTTTCTTTTGCATTTCGTGGTAAAAACCAAATCCGTGAAGCAATGCACAGTGTGTTTTTATATCATGCTATCAAG GCTGGAATGGATCTTGGAATTGTCAATGCTGGCAATCTTCCATTGTATTCGGATATTGAAGAAAATCTTCTTCATCTGTGCGAAGGCATAATATGGAATACTATTTCAGATGGCACCGAACAAATGTTAATGTATGCAGAG AAGTTGGATAAAACTCCGAAGAAGAATGTGACAGAGGAAGAATGGCGAAATTTGCCCCTGGAGGAGCGTCTCATTTACTCTCTTGTGAAG GGAATTGACAAATACATCATCCAAGACGTGCAAGAAGCTCACCAATCTGTAGATGCTTATCCAATCCCTTTGAAGATAATTGAAGGGCCATTAATGAAG ggAATGAACACGGTCGGAGATTTGTTTGGTTCTGGCAAAATGTTTCTGCCACAAGTTATCAAGTCTGCTCGTGTCATGAAGAAAGCTGTCGCTTATCTGATTCCTTTTATGGAAGATGACAAAGACAAGAAATTGAAT AAGAGGACTTATAGTGGTACCATGGTGATAGCGACAGTGAAAGGAGATGTCCATGATATCGGGaaaaatattgttgctgttgtacttGGCTGCAATAATTTCAA aATTGTCGACCTTGGTGTGATGACTCCCTGTGAGAAGATCCTCAACACTGCTATTGACATTAATGCTG ATGTCATTGGTCTGTCAGGATTAATTACTCCATCTCTTAATGAAATGGTTCATGTGGCACAGGAAATGGAGAGAATTGGTCTGAAGATTCCATTGTTGATTGGAGGTGCGACAACATCAAA GCAACACACAGCTGTGAAAATCTCTCCTGCTTATTCTGGACCCACAGTTTATGTCCCAGATGCATCCAAGAGTGTCTTTGTT TGTTCTGCTTTGATGAATAAAGATTCTGTAGAAGAATATTTGGAAGAAATTTCTGAAGATTACGATGAAATACGTCAGGATTATTTGGATTCTTTGAAg AATCGTGTTTATCTGAGTTTGAAGGCAGCACAAGAGAAAAAGTTCCAAATAGATTGGTCTTTGCATCCTCCGGCac CTCCCCCTACATTCTTTGGAACAAAGAAAATTGTTGACTGCAGTTTGGAAGAATTAATTCCATTCATTGATTGGAAACCATTCTTTGATGTTTGGCAGCTGAAAGGAAAATACCCAAACCGTGGCTACCCGAAAATCTTTAATGACGCCTCAGTTG GAACAATGGCCAAGAAATTATTCGATGATGCTCAAGAATTACTGAAGAAATTCATTGAAGAAAAATCTTTGAAAGCTAGTGGTGTTTTCGGCTTTTACCGTGCCAATTCCAATGGTGACGATATTGAAATTTATGATGAGAACAGAAGAGTTATTGCAGTCTTTTATGGCTTAAGACAACAG GCTAAAAAAGTCCAGAATCAAGATGCACATTATTGTTTATCTGACTTCATTGTTCCTGTTGAGAGTGGACTGACGGATCACATTGGGCTCTTTGCAGTCACTGCAGGCATCGGGGCTGACAACTTATGTAACCA GTTTGCTGAAAATCATGATGATTACAATAAACTTATGGTACAAGTACTAGCGGATCGGTTGGCAGAG gcTTTTGCTGAGAAACTTCATGAAGATGTTCGCTGCCAATATTGGGGTTACAATACTGAGAATTTGGAATCCCAAGATCTCCATAGAATAAAATACCAA GGTGTCCGTCCAGCCCCTGGCTATCCAAGCCAACCTGACCACACAGAAAAATTGACCATGTGGAAATTATTAGAAGCTGATTCCATTGGCATCGAACTGACCGAATCCCTTGCCATGTATCCTGCAGCATCCGTTTCAGGACTCTATTTTTCACACCCCAAATCATTCTACTTTTCTGCCGGCAAAATTGCTAAAGACCAG GTAATCAGTTATGCAGAAAGAAAATCTGTCAGTATTGAACAGGTAGAGAAGTGGTTACAACCAGTTCTTAGCTACGCTTCATCCTGA
- the LOC106884474 gene encoding methionine synthase isoform X1 — protein MDFKERRKWPDASQEIQETLLQRIMILDGAMGTMIQKHSLVEEDFRGTLFPDPIKPLQGNNDVLTLTQPDLIYNIHKSYLDAGADITETNTFNGTKIAQADYGLEHLVYKMNSESAKLARAAADNVFRETGIQRYVAGAIGPTNKTLSLSPSVEQPELRTITFDQLVAAYKEQAQGLLDGGVDVFLVETIFDTANAKAAFFALDELFEETNRQCPIFVSGTIVDLSGRTLSGQTTEAFMISVSHTNPMCLGLNCSLGAQLMRPFIEIISKNSEAFVICYPNAGLPNAFGEYDETEEMMAANLKSFAEDGLVNIIGGCCGSTPAHIRAIAEAMKGLAPRQRSIPLSPSYTQLSGLEPMVIGPYTNFVNIGERCNVAGSKRFSNLIKKQDYENALSVAKDQVANGAQILDVNMDEGLLNSEEEMATFVNFIASDPDIAKVPLCVDSSSFSVIEAGLKCCQGKCIVNSISLKEGEQDFIEKAKCIKRYGACVIVMCFDEEGQATSVERKVEICERSYKILTEVVKLLPQNIIFDLNILTIATGIEEHNDYVKNFINATSIVKQNLAGVKISGGISNLSFAFRGKNQIREAMHSVFLYHAIKAGMDLGIVNAGNLPLYSDIEENLLHLCEGIIWNTISDGTEQMLMYAEKLDKTPKKNVTEEEWRNLPLEERLIYSLVKGIDKYIIQDVQEAHQSVDAYPIPLKIIEGPLMKGMNTVGDLFGSGKMFLPQVIKSARVMKKAVAYLIPFMEDDKDKKLNKRTYSGTMVIATVKGDVHDIGKNIVAVVLGCNNFKIVDLGVMTPCEKILNTAIDINADVIGLSGLITPSLNEMVHVAQEMERIGLKIPLLIGGATTSKQHTAVKISPAYSGPTVYVPDASKSVFVCSALMNKDSVEEYLEEISEDYDEIRQDYLDSLKNRVYLSLKAAQEKKFQIDWSLHPPAPPPTFFGTKKIVDCSLEELIPFIDWKPFFDVWQLKGKYPNRGYPKIFNDASVGTMAKKLFDDAQELLKKFIEEKSLKASGVFGFYRANSNGDDIEIYDENRRVIAVFYGLRQQAKKVQNQDAHYCLSDFIVPVESGLTDHIGLFAVTAGIGADNLCNQFAENHDDYNKLMVQVLADRLAEAFAEKLHEDVRCQYWGYNTENLESQDLHRIKYQGVRPAPGYPSQPDHTEKLTMWKLLEADSIGIELTESLAMYPAASVSGLYFSHPKSFYFSAGKIAKDQVISYAERKSVSIEQVEKWLQPVLSYASS, from the exons ATGGACTTCAAAGAACGACGCAAATGGCCAG atgCTTCTCAGGAAATTCAAGAAACACTTCTGCAAAGAATAATGATACTTGATGGTGCCATGGGAACAATGATCCAAAAACATTCATTGGTTGAAGAGGATTTCCGTGGAACTCTGTTTCCTGATCCCATAAAACCTCTTCAGGGCAATAACGATGTCCTCACTCTAACTCAACCAGATCTTATCTATAACATACACAAG TCTTACCTGGATGCTGGGGCAGATATTACTGAAACCAACACATTCAATGGAACCAAAATTGCCCAGGCTGACTACGGCCTGGAACATCTT gtTTATAAAATGAATTCTGAATCGGCAAAACTAGCAAGGGCTGCGGCAGATAACGTGTTTCGAGAAACAG GAATACAGCGTTATGTCGCTGGAGCAATTGGTCCTACcaataaaactctctctctctctccatcagtGGAACAACCAGAACTGAGAACCATCA CTTTTGATCAACTTGTGGCAGCTTATAAAGAACAAGCTCAGGGTTTATTGGATGGAGGGGTCGATGTGTTTCTGGTGGAAACCATATTTGATACAGCAAATGCCAAg gcAGCATTTTTTGCCCTTGATGAATTGTTTgaagaaacaaacagacaatGTCCAATTTTT GTAAGTGGTACCATTGTTGACTTGAGTGGTCGGACATTATCAGGACAAACAACAGAAGCCTTCATGATTAGCGTATCTCACACCAATCCAATGTG TTTAGGGCTGAACTGTTCCTTAGGGGCCCAGCTTATGAGACCCTTCATTGAAATCATTTCCAAAAACTCTGAGGCTTTTGTCATCTGTTACCCTAATGCAG GTTTACCAAATGCATTTGGTGAATATGATGAGACTGAAGAAATGATGGCAGCTAACTTAAAG TCTTTTGCTGAGGATGGACTTGTAAATATTATCGGAGGATGTTGTGGCTCGACTCCTGCGCACATAAG GGCCATTGCTGAGGCTATGAAAGGCTTAGCACCAAGGCAGCGTTCCATTCCCTTGAGCCCTTCATATACACAGCTATCAG GTTTGGAACCGATGGTCATTGGACCCTACACCAATTTTGTTAACATTGGGGAAAGATGTAATGTGGCTGGGTCGAAGAGATTTTCGAATCTTATAAAGAAACAAGATTATGAG aATGCGCTTTCAGTTGCCAAAGACCAAGTGGCCAACGGTGCACAAATCCTTGATGTCAACATGGATGAAGGATTGCTCAACAGTGAGGAAGAAATGGCGACTTTTGTGAATTTCATTGCATCGGATCCTGATATTGCAAAG GTGCCCCTCTGTGTTGATTCGTCCAGTTTCTCTGTGATCGAGGCTGGCCTCAAGTGTTGCCAGGGCAAGTGTATCGTCAACAGTATCAGCCTGAAGGAGGGGGAGCAAGATTTCATAGAGAAAGCGAAGTGCATCAAACGGTATGGCGCCTGTGTCATTGTGATGTGCTTTGATGAGGAAGGTCAG GCGACcagtgttgagagaaaagttgagatCTGTGAGCGATCATATAAAATTCTTACAGAAGTGGTTAAACTCTTGCCCCAGAATATCATCTTTGATTTGAATATTCTGACCATTGCTACAGGAATAGAAGAACACAATGATTATGTTAAAAATTTCATCAATGCCACAAGTATTGTCAAG CAAAATCTTGCTGGTGTCAAAATCAGTGGTGGGATTTCCAATCTTTCTTTTGCATTTCGTGGTAAAAACCAAATCCGTGAAGCAATGCACAGTGTGTTTTTATATCATGCTATCAAG GCTGGAATGGATCTTGGAATTGTCAATGCTGGCAATCTTCCATTGTATTCGGATATTGAAGAAAATCTTCTTCATCTGTGCGAAGGCATAATATGGAATACTATTTCAGATGGCACCGAACAAATGTTAATGTATGCAGAG AAGTTGGATAAAACTCCGAAGAAGAATGTGACAGAGGAAGAATGGCGAAATTTGCCCCTGGAGGAGCGTCTCATTTACTCTCTTGTGAAG GGAATTGACAAATACATCATCCAAGACGTGCAAGAAGCTCACCAATCTGTAGATGCTTATCCAATCCCTTTGAAGATAATTGAAGGGCCATTAATGAAG ggAATGAACACGGTCGGAGATTTGTTTGGTTCTGGCAAAATGTTTCTGCCACAAGTTATCAAGTCTGCTCGTGTCATGAAGAAAGCTGTCGCTTATCTGATTCCTTTTATGGAAGATGACAAAGACAAGAAATTGAAT AAGAGGACTTATAGTGGTACCATGGTGATAGCGACAGTGAAAGGAGATGTCCATGATATCGGGaaaaatattgttgctgttgtacttGGCTGCAATAATTTCAA aATTGTCGACCTTGGTGTGATGACTCCCTGTGAGAAGATCCTCAACACTGCTATTGACATTAATGCTG ATGTCATTGGTCTGTCAGGATTAATTACTCCATCTCTTAATGAAATGGTTCATGTGGCACAGGAAATGGAGAGAATTGGTCTGAAGATTCCATTGTTGATTGGAGGTGCGACAACATCAAA GCAACACACAGCTGTGAAAATCTCTCCTGCTTATTCTGGACCCACAGTTTATGTCCCAGATGCATCCAAGAGTGTCTTTGTT TGTTCTGCTTTGATGAATAAAGATTCTGTAGAAGAATATTTGGAAGAAATTTCTGAAGATTACGATGAAATACGTCAGGATTATTTGGATTCTTTGAAg AATCGTGTTTATCTGAGTTTGAAGGCAGCACAAGAGAAAAAGTTCCAAATAGATTGGTCTTTGCATCCTCCGGCac CTCCCCCTACATTCTTTGGAACAAAGAAAATTGTTGACTGCAGTTTGGAAGAATTAATTCCATTCATTGATTGGAAACCATTCTTTGATGTTTGGCAGCTGAAAGGAAAATACCCAAACCGTGGCTACCCGAAAATCTTTAATGACGCCTCAGTTG GAACAATGGCCAAGAAATTATTCGATGATGCTCAAGAATTACTGAAGAAATTCATTGAAGAAAAATCTTTGAAAGCTAGTGGTGTTTTCGGCTTTTACCGTGCCAATTCCAATGGTGACGATATTGAAATTTATGATGAGAACAGAAGAGTTATTGCAGTCTTTTATGGCTTAAGACAACAG GCTAAAAAAGTCCAGAATCAAGATGCACATTATTGTTTATCTGACTTCATTGTTCCTGTTGAGAGTGGACTGACGGATCACATTGGGCTCTTTGCAGTCACTGCAGGCATCGGGGCTGACAACTTATGTAACCA GTTTGCTGAAAATCATGATGATTACAATAAACTTATGGTACAAGTACTAGCGGATCGGTTGGCAGAG gcTTTTGCTGAGAAACTTCATGAAGATGTTCGCTGCCAATATTGGGGTTACAATACTGAGAATTTGGAATCCCAAGATCTCCATAGAATAAAATACCAA GGTGTCCGTCCAGCCCCTGGCTATCCAAGCCAACCTGACCACACAGAAAAATTGACCATGTGGAAATTATTAGAAGCTGATTCCATTGGCATCGAACTGACCGAATCCCTTGCCATGTATCCTGCAGCATCCGTTTCAGGACTCTATTTTTCACACCCCAAATCATTCTACTTTTCTGCCGGCAAAATTGCTAAAGACCAG GTAATCAGTTATGCAGAAAGAAAATCTGTCAGTATTGAACAGGTAGAGAAGTGGTTACAACCAGTTCTTAGCTACGCTTCATCCTGA